One Chlorobaculum limnaeum genomic window carries:
- a CDS encoding DEAD/DEAH box helicase family protein — MTQTPEQIARQKIDSLLVAAGWVIQDMRELNRNASLGVAVREFQLPAGPCDYLLFVDGKAAGVVEAKKQGVTLSAVCEQSEKYMAALPEHLAKWDLLLRFDYESTGDETFFRDTGDPRPRSRRVFAFHAPETLLEWLKQPDTLRSRLQSMPSLIETGLRDCQIEAVRQLERSLAEDKPRSLIQMATGAGKTFTACTFSHRLIKYGGAKRILFLVDRNNLGDQTLKEFQNFHPPGTANRFTDTYIVQHLHGNQIDRDAKVVITTIQRLYSMLRGQELDESEEEVSGFETWANDEGELLPVSYNPAIPVESFDFIITDECHRSIYGLWRQVLEYFDAHIIGLTATPSNHTLGFFNQNLVSEYPYERSVADGVNVGYEIFRIRTRVTERGGVVDGAEFEVPVRDRRTRAVRYKKLDENLEYTGRELDRSVTAPNQIRAVIQCFRDRLFTELFPDRTGEWVPKTLIFAKDDNHAEEIVHIVREVFGEGNKFCKKITYRNTGDDPKTLIKAFRVDPFPRIAVTVDMIATGTDIKPVECLIFMRDVKSEGYFEQMKGRGVRSIDDADLHVVTPDAKTKTRFILVDAVGVTEGKKNVSQPLERRRTLAFDKLIEQIAQGRRDEDAISSLAGRLAALDRKIDRDDGQRIVETSGGMSLRDMANALLDAIDPDAIARLAGEAASDEEFARAQNGQIEAACRLFDDPKLRQLLKDIKQKSDIVIDEFTTDEVLGAGYDLKAAGSKIESFRKFIEEHKNELLALQILYNQPYGRQRLTYAAIRELTRKLTDPPWYLDVASVWQAFKRLDASKVRGAPVDQQLTEIISLVRYALGMDELLEPFGAKVEQRFNLWVGRQKRAGKEFSELQMQWLRAIAQFIGANAEITKEDFMTIPVFADKGGLITARQLFEPGMQELMDELQTALVG, encoded by the coding sequence ATGACACAAACCCCTGAACAGATCGCTCGCCAGAAGATCGACTCGCTTCTCGTTGCTGCGGGCTGGGTCATTCAGGATATGCGGGAACTCAACCGGAATGCCTCGCTCGGAGTGGCTGTGCGCGAGTTCCAGCTTCCCGCAGGGCCGTGCGATTATCTGCTTTTCGTCGATGGCAAAGCGGCGGGGGTCGTCGAGGCCAAGAAGCAGGGGGTTACGCTTTCTGCCGTCTGCGAGCAGTCCGAAAAGTACATGGCGGCGTTGCCTGAGCATCTTGCGAAGTGGGACCTCCTGCTGCGCTTCGATTACGAAAGCACCGGCGACGAAACTTTCTTTCGCGATACGGGCGATCCCCGTCCGCGCTCCCGCCGCGTGTTTGCGTTCCACGCGCCGGAGACTTTGCTCGAGTGGCTGAAGCAGCCCGACACGCTCCGCTCGCGTCTGCAATCGATGCCGTCGCTGATTGAAACGGGATTGCGCGACTGCCAGATCGAGGCCGTCCGCCAGCTCGAACGCTCGCTGGCAGAGGACAAGCCGCGTTCGCTCATCCAGATGGCGACTGGCGCGGGTAAAACCTTCACCGCCTGCACCTTCAGTCATCGCCTTATTAAATATGGCGGAGCGAAGCGGATTCTGTTCCTCGTGGATCGCAACAACCTCGGCGACCAGACGCTCAAGGAGTTCCAGAACTTTCATCCCCCAGGCACGGCGAACCGCTTCACCGACACCTATATCGTGCAGCATCTGCACGGCAACCAGATCGACCGGGACGCCAAGGTGGTCATCACCACCATTCAGCGCCTCTACTCGATGCTGCGCGGGCAGGAGCTCGACGAGTCCGAGGAGGAGGTTTCCGGCTTCGAGACCTGGGCGAACGACGAGGGCGAGCTTTTGCCGGTGAGCTACAATCCCGCGATTCCCGTCGAGAGCTTCGACTTCATCATCACCGACGAGTGCCACCGCTCGATCTATGGTCTCTGGCGGCAGGTGCTGGAGTATTTCGACGCGCACATTATCGGTCTGACCGCCACGCCGTCGAACCACACGCTCGGCTTTTTCAACCAGAATCTCGTGTCGGAATATCCCTACGAGCGCTCGGTGGCCGATGGCGTCAATGTCGGCTACGAGATTTTCCGCATCCGCACGCGCGTGACGGAGCGGGGCGGCGTCGTCGATGGCGCGGAGTTCGAGGTGCCGGTGCGCGACCGCCGCACGCGAGCCGTGCGCTACAAAAAGCTGGACGAGAATCTCGAATATACCGGCAGGGAGCTTGACCGCTCCGTGACCGCGCCGAACCAGATTCGCGCCGTGATCCAGTGTTTCCGGGATCGCCTTTTCACCGAGCTGTTCCCCGACCGCACCGGCGAGTGGGTGCCGAAGACGCTCATTTTCGCCAAGGACGACAACCACGCCGAGGAGATCGTCCACATCGTGCGCGAGGTGTTTGGCGAGGGGAACAAATTCTGCAAGAAAATCACCTACCGCAACACCGGCGACGATCCCAAAACGCTGATCAAGGCGTTTCGCGTCGATCCGTTTCCGCGTATTGCCGTGACGGTCGATATGATCGCCACCGGCACGGACATCAAGCCGGTCGAGTGCCTGATCTTCATGCGCGACGTGAAGTCCGAGGGCTACTTCGAGCAGATGAAGGGGCGCGGCGTACGCTCCATCGATGATGCCGATCTTCACGTCGTCACGCCGGATGCGAAAACCAAGACACGCTTCATTCTTGTCGATGCGGTTGGAGTGACGGAGGGCAAAAAGAACGTCTCCCAGCCGCTGGAGCGCCGCCGCACTTTGGCGTTCGACAAGCTGATCGAGCAGATCGCGCAGGGCCGCCGCGACGAGGACGCCATCTCTTCGCTGGCCGGACGGCTGGCCGCGCTCGACAGGAAGATCGACCGCGACGACGGGCAGCGCATTGTCGAAACCAGCGGCGGCATGTCGTTGCGCGACATGGCAAACGCGCTCTTGGACGCCATCGATCCCGACGCGATTGCGCGGCTCGCGGGCGAGGCAGCGTCGGACGAGGAGTTCGCAAGGGCGCAGAACGGGCAGATCGAGGCGGCGTGCAGGCTGTTTGACGATCCGAAGCTGCGCCAGCTTTTGAAGGACATCAAGCAGAAGTCGGATATTGTGATCGATGAGTTCACGACCGACGAGGTGCTTGGCGCGGGTTACGACCTGAAAGCGGCTGGAAGCAAGATCGAGTCGTTCAGGAAGTTTATCGAGGAGCATAAAAATGAGCTGTTGGCCCTGCAAATTCTGTATAATCAGCCCTACGGCAGGCAGCGGCTCACCTATGCGGCCATCCGGGAGCTGACTCGCAAGCTGACCGATCCGCCGTGGTATCTCGACGTGGCGTCGGTGTGGCAGGCGTTCAAGCGGCTGGATGCCTCGAAGGTGCGGGGCGCTCCGGTCGATCAGCAGTTGACGGAGATCATTTCGCTGGTGCGTTATGCGCTCGGCATGGATGAGCTGCTGGAGCCGTTCGGCGCGAAGGTGGAGCAGCGGTTCAATCTGTGGGTCGGGCGGCAGAAGAGGGCGGGCAAGGAG
- a CDS encoding VOC family protein, with protein MKATSVSAAFTTEKVAETRDFYVRHFGAKVTFDCGWYVNLEFGSPTVSLQFMSPTQPEHQLSSGAGLIYNFMVDDVDAEHQRLISEGLRVIMPLEDHPWGDRGFAVQDPNSITLYIYSEREPTEEFRQYYR; from the coding sequence ATGAAAGCGACATCGGTTTCAGCGGCGTTTACCACGGAGAAGGTAGCGGAGACGCGGGATTTTTATGTGCGGCATTTCGGGGCGAAGGTGACGTTCGACTGTGGCTGGTACGTGAACCTCGAATTCGGCAGTCCGACCGTAAGCTTGCAGTTCATGTCCCCCACGCAGCCGGAGCACCAGTTGAGCAGTGGCGCGGGGCTGATCTACAATTTCATGGTGGATGACGTGGATGCCGAGCACCAGCGCCTTATCTCGGAGGGTCTGAGGGTGATCATGCCGCTCGAAGACCATCCGTGGGGCGACCGGGGCTTTGCCGTGCAGGATCCGAACAGCATCACACTCTATATCTATTCCGAGCGCGAACCCACCGAGGAGTTCCGGCAATACTACAGGTAG
- a CDS encoding DNA-3-methyladenine glycosylase family protein codes for MSNNFFKILLKTDERLDLKQTLFSGQSFTWNFSALYSGYFANIIDNTIIFMREFETGIIEVLSNRKQINSLPINEFIFRYFSLEIDEIKVFSPKFKNEFPEVWRLVKPYESVRVMRQDPFEIMVTFMCAQGIGMHLIRRQVSMIAEHYGEKHVLDTEKGSMVLHGFPTPAALASAKVDELARCTNNNRIRAANIIQMARSFESGKLALACVSSGECDLETLRETLCAHSGIGLKIADCIALFGLGRFDAFPIDTHVKQYLWEWFSIEVASKSLTEKNYRIMQDEARKILGNEYAGYAGHMLFHCWRKEVKKMTSF; via the coding sequence ATGAGTAACAATTTTTTTAAAATATTACTTAAAACAGATGAGCGACTTGATCTTAAGCAAACACTCTTCAGTGGTCAGAGTTTTACTTGGAATTTCAGCGCTTTGTATTCAGGGTATTTTGCTAATATTATTGACAACACTATAATCTTTATGCGTGAATTTGAGACCGGTATAATTGAGGTTCTTAGCAACAGAAAACAGATTAACAGTTTGCCAATTAATGAATTTATATTCCGATATTTTTCACTTGAAATTGACGAGATAAAGGTCTTTTCTCCAAAATTTAAAAATGAATTCCCAGAGGTATGGCGATTGGTGAAGCCGTACGAGTCAGTACGAGTCATGAGGCAGGATCCGTTTGAAATCATGGTGACATTCATGTGTGCCCAGGGCATCGGAATGCACCTGATCCGACGTCAGGTTTCGATGATTGCAGAGCACTATGGTGAAAAGCATGTACTTGATACTGAGAAGGGGTCGATGGTTTTGCATGGCTTCCCTACCCCGGCGGCTTTGGCATCCGCCAAGGTCGATGAACTGGCACGATGCACAAACAACAACCGGATCAGGGCAGCCAACATCATTCAAATGGCGCGCTCTTTCGAGTCTGGCAAGCTGGCGTTAGCGTGCGTTAGTTCGGGTGAATGCGACCTCGAAACGCTTCGCGAAACGTTGTGCGCACACAGCGGAATCGGCTTGAAAATTGCCGACTGCATCGCACTTTTCGGGCTTGGGCGGTTCGATGCGTTTCCGATCGATACCCACGTGAAACAGTACCTGTGGGAGTGGTTTAGCATAGAGGTGGCAAGCAAAAGCCTGACTGAAAAGAACTACAGAATCATGCAGGATGAGGCGCGCAAAATCCTCGGAAACGAATATGCTGGATACGCCGGGCACATGCTGTTTCACTGCTGGAGAAAAGAGGTTAAAAAGATGACATCGTTCTGA
- a CDS encoding SDR family oxidoreductase yields MKKVLVAGSTGYIGSHVVQEFKNRGYWVRALVRDPEKAKKPGPHLEPVIADFADEIVTADATKPESLVGVCDGIDVVFSSLGMTRPDFVHSSFDVDYKANLNIMREAMKAKVKKFVYISVFNAQKMMEIENIQAHEKFVDELRASGLEYAVVRPTGYFSDMAQFLSMARNGFMFSLGDGETRSNPIHGADLAKVCVDAVESDAREIDAGGPEIFTYRQVAMMAADVVKKQPFNISLPTWLADGIAAVTGVINRDIHDIALFAATVSKTDTVAPQYGTHRLREFFEEMAAKGN; encoded by the coding sequence ATGAAAAAAGTGCTTGTTGCCGGATCGACCGGCTATATCGGGAGCCATGTGGTGCAGGAGTTCAAGAATCGCGGCTATTGGGTACGCGCTTTGGTGCGCGACCCCGAAAAGGCCAAAAAGCCCGGCCCGCACCTCGAACCGGTAATTGCTGATTTCGCCGACGAGATCGTTACCGCTGACGCTACAAAACCGGAGAGCCTCGTCGGCGTGTGCGACGGCATCGACGTCGTCTTTTCGTCGCTCGGCATGACGCGGCCCGATTTCGTGCATTCGAGCTTCGATGTCGATTACAAGGCGAACCTGAACATCATGCGCGAGGCGATGAAGGCAAAGGTGAAAAAGTTCGTCTATATTTCGGTATTCAATGCGCAGAAGATGATGGAGATCGAGAACATCCAGGCGCACGAAAAGTTCGTGGACGAACTGCGGGCATCGGGGCTGGAGTATGCGGTCGTGCGTCCAACGGGGTACTTTTCCGACATGGCGCAGTTTTTGAGCATGGCCCGTAACGGCTTCATGTTCTCGCTCGGCGACGGCGAGACGCGCTCGAATCCCATTCACGGCGCCGACCTGGCCAAGGTGTGCGTGGATGCCGTCGAAAGTGATGCGCGGGAGATCGACGCGGGTGGGCCGGAGATTTTCACCTACCGGCAGGTTGCCATGATGGCAGCCGATGTGGTAAAAAAACAGCCATTCAACATCTCGCTGCCGACATGGCTGGCCGACGGTATTGCCGCCGTCACGGGCGTCATCAACCGCGACATCCACGACATCGCGCTCTTCGCCGCCACGGTCAGCAAGACCGACACCGTCGCGCCGCAATACGGCACCCACCGGTTGCGCGAGTTCTTCGAGGAGATGGCCGCAAAAGGCAATTGA
- a CDS encoding nucleoside deaminase, producing MSHQPHDIHISLPSWLESYASTYAPSASLEARMRFVIEAARRNVEEGTGGPFAAGVFEIGSGRLVSLGVNLVLSQQSSIFHAEMVAIVLAQLTLGAYDLGGPDMPAHELVTSAEPCAMCFGAVPWSGVRHLVTGACSEDAKAIGFDEGPKPENWIEELESRAIRVTTGVEREAAREVLQLYARTGGHIYNSRKC from the coding sequence ATGTCCCACCAACCGCACGACATACACATTTCCCTCCCATCATGGCTTGAGAGTTATGCCAGCACATACGCTCCATCAGCCTCGCTCGAAGCGCGGATGCGGTTTGTTATCGAAGCGGCGCGGAGAAATGTCGAGGAGGGGACGGGCGGGCCGTTTGCGGCGGGGGTGTTTGAGATCGGGTCGGGAAGGCTGGTTTCGCTTGGCGTCAATCTCGTTCTCTCGCAGCAATCATCCATCTTTCACGCCGAGATGGTGGCTATCGTGCTTGCGCAATTGACGTTAGGCGCGTACGATCTTGGCGGCCCAGACATGCCTGCGCATGAGCTGGTGACAAGCGCTGAGCCGTGCGCGATGTGCTTCGGCGCAGTGCCCTGGTCGGGCGTCCGGCATCTCGTGACCGGAGCATGCTCCGAGGATGCCAAAGCGATTGGTTTCGATGAAGGGCCAAAGCCGGAGAACTGGATAGAGGAACTCGAATCCCGTGCTATTCGCGTCACCACCGGCGTCGAGCGCGAAGCCGCTCGCGAAGTTTTGCAGCTTTATGCTCGAACCGGCGGGCATATCTATAACTCACGAAAATGCTGA
- the htpX gene encoding protease HtpX, with the protein MKRIVLFLITNIAVLLVLSVTARLLGVDRFLTSNGLNMGMLLAFAALIGFGGSFISLLMSKTMAKWSTGARVIAQPANQDEAWLVNTVKRLSSKAGLPTPEVAIYDGAPNAFATGASKSKSLVAVSTGLMQSMNKQQVEAVLAHEVAHIQNGDMVTLTLIQGVVNTFVIFLARVAGYAIDSFLRRDDNESGSPGIGYWIGSIVFEILFGILASIVVMYFSRKREFRADAGAASLMGDRRPMIEALRALGNLEAGELPKQMAASGIAGGGMMALFSSHPPLESRIAALEAAR; encoded by the coding sequence ATGAAACGAATAGTTCTGTTTTTGATAACCAACATTGCGGTATTGCTGGTGCTGTCGGTCACCGCCCGTCTTCTGGGCGTAGACCGCTTTCTGACCAGTAACGGACTGAACATGGGTATGTTGCTGGCGTTCGCGGCCCTGATCGGTTTTGGCGGCTCATTCATATCGTTGCTGATGTCCAAAACGATGGCCAAATGGAGCACCGGCGCGCGGGTCATCGCGCAACCGGCCAATCAGGATGAGGCATGGCTCGTGAACACGGTGAAGCGACTCTCTTCCAAGGCCGGTTTGCCGACCCCCGAGGTGGCTATTTATGACGGCGCGCCCAATGCCTTCGCCACGGGCGCCAGCAAGTCAAAGTCGCTGGTTGCCGTTTCGACGGGCCTCATGCAAAGCATGAACAAACAGCAGGTAGAGGCCGTGCTTGCACACGAGGTCGCTCATATCCAGAACGGCGATATGGTGACCCTGACGCTGATTCAGGGCGTGGTCAACACCTTCGTGATCTTTCTGGCTCGCGTCGCAGGTTATGCGATAGACAGTTTTCTGCGCAGGGATGATAATGAGTCAGGCAGCCCGGGCATTGGTTACTGGATCGGCAGCATTGTTTTCGAGATTCTGTTCGGCATTCTCGCCTCCATCGTTGTGATGTACTTTTCGCGCAAGCGCGAGTTCCGTGCGGATGCGGGAGCTGCCTCGCTGATGGGCGACCGCCGTCCGATGATCGAGGCGCTGCGGGCGCTGGGCAACCTCGAAGCGGGCGAGTTGCCGAAACAGATGGCGGCCAGCGGCATTGCCGGTGGCGGCATGATGGCGCTTTTCAGCAGCCATCCGCCGCTCGAGTCGCGTATCGCCGCGCTCGAAGCCGCTCGCTGA
- a CDS encoding MFS transporter gives MKKSPLVILFLTVLLDLIGFGIVLPLLPTYAKQLGASPFMIGLIAAIYSTMQFIFSPIWGKLSDKIGRRPVMLSSIFLAALSYLFFSQAATIPLLILARSLSGIGSANIAAAQAAITDVTDSKSRSGAMAMLGAAFGIGFIIGPLIGGVLMTNFGISMVGLFAAVLNFLNFLLALFFLSETNVHAEGFFSLFKKDPETATHADTSFLASLGRKSSAYADKVRDAFSSRPVALLMIINLIYSLAIVNMQVAAILLWSDIYHATEQQVGYLFAYVGFITVIVQGVMLPKMSKKYGEHKLMVVGHLASFIGVFFVPFVPVNSLFTVGLGILLFFAIGTSLVHPLNISMISLYSYKQKQGQIMGFAQSVNALARILGPFSGSILYGMDHRFPYYLAGALTVVGTLISMALFKYEIEAFEPTAETAE, from the coding sequence ATGAAGAAATCACCGCTGGTCATCCTGTTCCTCACAGTCCTTCTCGACCTGATCGGTTTCGGTATCGTGCTGCCCCTGCTACCGACCTACGCCAAGCAGCTCGGAGCGTCACCCTTCATGATCGGCCTGATCGCGGCGATCTATTCGACGATGCAGTTCATCTTTTCGCCGATCTGGGGCAAGCTGAGCGACAAGATCGGACGCCGTCCGGTGATGCTCTCGAGCATCTTTCTGGCGGCGCTCTCCTACCTCTTTTTCTCGCAGGCGGCCACCATTCCGCTGCTGATCCTGGCCCGCTCGCTGTCGGGCATCGGCTCGGCCAATATCGCGGCGGCGCAGGCGGCAATCACCGACGTGACCGACTCGAAGAGCCGCTCCGGCGCAATGGCCATGCTCGGCGCGGCGTTCGGCATCGGTTTCATCATCGGCCCGCTCATTGGCGGCGTGCTGATGACCAACTTCGGCATTTCGATGGTCGGTCTGTTCGCCGCCGTGCTCAATTTCCTGAACTTCCTGCTGGCGCTTTTCTTCCTGAGCGAGACAAACGTTCATGCGGAGGGCTTCTTCTCGCTCTTCAAAAAGGATCCGGAAACGGCGACTCATGCCGACACTTCGTTCCTGGCTTCTCTTGGCCGTAAAAGCAGCGCTTACGCCGACAAGGTTCGCGATGCGTTCAGTTCGCGCCCGGTGGCGCTCCTGATGATCATCAACCTGATCTACTCGCTCGCCATCGTGAACATGCAGGTGGCGGCAATCCTGCTCTGGAGCGACATCTACCACGCGACCGAGCAGCAGGTCGGCTACCTCTTCGCCTACGTAGGTTTCATCACGGTGATCGTGCAGGGCGTGATGCTGCCGAAGATGTCCAAGAAATACGGAGAGCACAAACTGATGGTGGTTGGCCACCTTGCCTCCTTCATCGGCGTATTTTTTGTCCCGTTCGTGCCGGTGAACTCTCTCTTCACGGTCGGCCTCGGCATCCTGCTCTTCTTCGCCATCGGCACCAGCCTGGTGCATCCGCTCAACATTTCGATGATCTCGCTCTACAGCTACAAGCAGAAGCAGGGTCAGATCATGGGTTTCGCACAGTCGGTCAACGCGCTGGCCCGCATTCTCGGCCCCTTCAGCGGCAGCATCCTGTACGGCATGGATCATCGATTCCCGTATTACCTGGCCGGAGCGCTGACTGTGGTGGGCACGCTCATTTCGATGGCGCTGTTCAAATACGAGATCGAGGCGTTCGAGCCGACGGCGGAAACAGCTGAATAA
- a CDS encoding Gfo/Idh/MocA family oxidoreductase yields MRIGVAGVGKLGEFHTNLLKQIAAESQDVEFAGVFDLNPERLQEIGKKYGVPCFSTLEEMAASCDAAVIATTTSSHYAIARQLLEAGLHLFIEKPITATLEEADELIRIEIEKGLTIQVGHIERFNPALLAVEPYIGEPMYIQAERLSGFSRRVTDVSVILDLMIHDIDLVLSLIKSDIRSIAASGVKVFSNELDMATARIEFENGAIANVTASRLSRSKLRKMRFFSRNPKSYASLDFTSGKSEVFRLVRPDQLSSKNPIKNFATKKILEQFGEIQESLKDMALDYVSPDVPKVNALKVELEQFIDAIRAGKPAKVTSMEGRRALMVAGRITEEIRKNTAELD; encoded by the coding sequence ATGCGCATAGGCGTTGCAGGCGTCGGCAAGCTCGGCGAATTCCATACGAATCTCTTGAAGCAGATCGCCGCTGAAAGCCAGGATGTGGAGTTTGCGGGCGTGTTCGACCTGAACCCGGAGCGGTTGCAGGAGATCGGCAAAAAGTACGGCGTCCCCTGTTTTTCCACACTCGAAGAGATGGCCGCCTCGTGCGACGCCGCCGTCATCGCGACGACCACCAGCTCGCACTACGCCATCGCGCGGCAACTGCTCGAAGCGGGGCTGCATCTTTTTATCGAGAAGCCGATCACCGCCACGCTGGAGGAGGCGGACGAGCTGATCCGCATCGAAATCGAGAAGGGACTCACCATCCAGGTGGGCCACATTGAGCGCTTCAACCCGGCGCTGCTTGCCGTGGAGCCGTATATCGGCGAGCCGATGTACATCCAGGCCGAGCGCCTGAGCGGCTTTTCACGCCGCGTGACCGACGTATCGGTGATCCTCGACCTGATGATTCACGACATCGACCTCGTACTCTCGCTGATCAAGTCGGACATTCGCAGCATCGCGGCTTCGGGCGTGAAGGTCTTCTCCAACGAGCTGGATATGGCCACGGCGCGCATCGAGTTCGAGAACGGGGCCATCGCCAACGTGACGGCGAGCCGCCTGAGCCGAAGCAAGCTGCGCAAAATGCGTTTTTTCAGCCGCAACCCGAAGAGCTACGCCTCGCTCGATTTCACGAGTGGCAAGTCGGAGGTGTTCCGGCTGGTCAGGCCCGATCAGCTCTCCTCGAAAAATCCGATCAAAAATTTCGCGACGAAAAAAATTCTCGAACAGTTTGGCGAAATTCAGGAGTCGCTGAAGGATATGGCGCTCGATTACGTCAGCCCCGATGTACCCAAAGTGAACGCACTGAAGGTGGAGCTGGAGCAGTTCATCGACGCCATCCGCGCCGGTAAACCAGCTAAAGTCACCTCGATGGAGGGACGCCGCGCTTTGATGGTGGCCGGGCGAATCACCGAAGAAATCCGAAAGAATACGGCAGAACTTGACTGA
- a CDS encoding CCA tRNA nucleotidyltransferase has protein sequence MLTADYEAIPEIMERIGDLADEASLPCYIVGGYVRDLVMQRPCTDIDIMVIGEPVPFARAIAEQLGGRNFVLFERFRTAQLELDDPEAGTFKLEIVGARKESYNPESRKPITSIGTLEDDLSRRDFTVNALALRLNREQRGEVVDLFDGQRHIREKLLKTPLDPDKTFSDDPLRMMRAARFACQLDFRLDAATLDAMAAMSGRIGIVSRERISHEFLKIMGAAKPSIGLKILYSTGLLKEIIPELAVMAGIEQVDGLGHKDTLFHTFQVVDNLAEHSDKLWLRVSALFHDIAKPVTKRFHPGAGWTFHGHEAVGVKLVARIFRLMKWPMEPMEYVQKMVRLHHRPIPLSKEEITDSAVRRLMFDAGADLEDLMTLCRADVTSKNPRKVQRIMKNFNNVEEKIAEVSEKDLLAKWRPPISGADIMELLQLPQGRTVGIIKSRMENAIIDGEIPYDRQAALDFVNTVYREMQEKGEGE, from the coding sequence ATGCTGACAGCCGATTACGAAGCCATTCCTGAAATCATGGAGCGCATCGGAGACCTCGCCGACGAGGCTTCTCTCCCCTGCTATATCGTGGGCGGCTACGTCCGCGACCTCGTCATGCAGCGCCCCTGCACCGATATTGATATTATGGTGATCGGCGAGCCGGTGCCCTTTGCCCGCGCCATCGCCGAACAGCTCGGCGGGCGGAACTTCGTGCTCTTCGAGCGCTTCCGTACGGCGCAGCTCGAACTGGACGATCCCGAGGCCGGAACCTTCAAACTTGAAATAGTCGGCGCTCGCAAGGAGAGTTACAACCCGGAGTCCCGCAAGCCGATCACGAGCATCGGGACGCTGGAAGATGACCTGTCGCGGCGCGACTTCACCGTCAACGCCCTCGCCCTGCGCCTGAACCGTGAGCAGCGCGGCGAGGTGGTCGATCTCTTCGACGGCCAGCGCCACATCCGAGAAAAGCTGCTCAAGACGCCGCTCGATCCCGATAAGACCTTTTCGGACGACCCGCTCAGGATGATGCGAGCCGCACGCTTCGCCTGCCAGCTCGACTTCCGGCTCGACGCGGCAACGCTCGACGCGATGGCGGCGATGAGCGGGCGAATCGGGATCGTCTCACGGGAGCGCATCAGCCACGAGTTTCTCAAGATCATGGGGGCCGCCAAACCCTCCATCGGACTGAAGATTCTTTACTCGACCGGCCTGTTGAAGGAGATCATTCCTGAACTCGCCGTCATGGCGGGCATCGAGCAGGTGGACGGTCTCGGCCACAAGGATACGCTCTTCCACACCTTCCAGGTGGTGGACAACCTTGCGGAACACTCCGACAAGCTCTGGCTGCGCGTCAGCGCCCTCTTCCACGACATCGCCAAGCCGGTGACGAAGCGCTTCCACCCCGGCGCGGGCTGGACCTTCCACGGCCACGAGGCGGTGGGCGTCAAGCTGGTGGCGCGGATTTTCCGCTTGATGAAGTGGCCGATGGAGCCGATGGAGTATGTACAGAAGATGGTGCGGCTGCACCACCGCCCGATTCCGCTCTCCAAGGAGGAGATCACCGACTCGGCGGTGCGGCGGCTGATGTTCGATGCCGGAGCCGATCTGGAGGATCTGATGACGCTCTGCCGCGCCGACGTGACCAGCAAGAATCCGCGAAAGGTGCAGCGCATCATGAAGAACTTCAACAATGTAGAGGAGAAGATCGCCGAGGTGAGCGAAAAAGACCTGCTCGCAAAATGGAGGCCGCCGATCAGCGGCGCCGACATCATGGAACTGCTGCAATTGCCGCAGGGGCGCACGGTAGGCATCATCAAAAGCCGCATGGAAAACGCCATCATCGACGGCGAAATTCCCTACGACCGCCAGGCCGCGCTGGATTTCGTAAATACGGTGTACCGGGAGATGCAGGAAAAGGGGGAAGGGGAATAA